In a genomic window of Pontibacter liquoris:
- a CDS encoding bifunctional alpha,alpha-trehalose-phosphate synthase (UDP-forming)/trehalose-phosphatase encodes MAKLIIVSNRLPVKLQEKDGELTYKTSEGGLATGLGSIYKKDDNIWIGWPGLVIEEEEKQKQIASDLRQESMRPVFLTETEIKEFYEGFSNETLWPTFHYFSQYAVYDQQLWETYVSVNQKYCDEVVKQAGPDDTIWVHDYQLLLLPCMLRSRLPNITIGFFQHIPFPSYEIFRILPWRKEILEGMLGSDLIGFHTYDDMRHFLSAVNRIVGYGSMHGWINTNNRSLLVDSFPMGIDYEKYADTANLEEVKKREKIYRSNLAAKKIVLSIDRLDYSKGIPQRLQAFELFLEKYPEFHEKVTLVMLVVPSRDAVDKYKELKEEIDEMVGRINGRYSHINWNPIQYFYRSYPIETLSAFYRMADVALVTPMRDGMNLVCKEYVASRLDHTGVLILSEMAGASKELSEALLINPNDINQLVETLHTALTMPEEEQKAHMSSMQDTLRRYNIHHWVNMFMDRLSYVKIKQMSLATTYLDEATFMEMSDSYDSASSRLFFLEYDGALVDYKNKPLMARPDEELMELLERLCNDPKNRVVIVSSREKANMQDWLGHLNIDIIAEHGVWIKQRGTGWQTMLSLMDDWKKDIRLILDLYVDRTPGSFIEEKQYSLVWHYRKVETGLGEMRARELVSHLNFLAANSNLQVLDGQMAVEIKAQEINKGKASSFWLNKYPHKFVMAVGDDWGDEDIFKAMPREAYTIKIGNAYSVAKYHLDSCDEVRETLTKLLQVRRQESASGGALMTG; translated from the coding sequence ATGGCAAAACTTATTATCGTTTCTAACAGACTTCCTGTAAAGCTGCAAGAAAAGGACGGAGAGCTAACTTATAAAACCAGCGAAGGCGGCCTGGCAACAGGGTTGGGGTCGATTTACAAGAAGGATGATAACATCTGGATCGGTTGGCCCGGCCTGGTGATAGAAGAAGAGGAGAAGCAAAAGCAAATTGCCAGCGATCTGCGGCAGGAAAGCATGCGCCCTGTTTTTTTAACTGAAACCGAGATCAAGGAGTTTTACGAAGGCTTCAGCAACGAAACGCTGTGGCCTACTTTCCACTACTTCAGCCAGTACGCCGTGTACGACCAGCAGTTATGGGAAACGTATGTGAGCGTAAACCAGAAGTACTGCGACGAAGTGGTAAAGCAGGCGGGCCCCGACGATACCATCTGGGTGCACGATTACCAGCTGCTGTTGCTGCCTTGTATGCTGCGCAGCAGGCTGCCCAATATTACCATCGGCTTTTTCCAGCACATCCCGTTCCCTTCTTACGAGATATTCCGCATCCTGCCCTGGCGCAAGGAAATACTGGAAGGTATGCTGGGCTCCGATCTGATCGGTTTCCATACCTACGATGACATGCGCCACTTCCTGAGCGCCGTGAACCGCATTGTGGGCTATGGCAGCATGCATGGCTGGATCAACACCAACAACCGCTCGCTGCTGGTAGACTCTTTCCCGATGGGCATTGATTACGAGAAGTATGCCGACACGGCCAACCTGGAGGAAGTAAAGAAGCGCGAGAAGATCTACCGCTCCAATCTGGCGGCAAAAAAGATCGTCCTTTCCATCGACCGGCTCGACTATTCAAAAGGCATTCCGCAGCGCTTGCAGGCGTTTGAGCTTTTCCTGGAGAAGTATCCCGAGTTTCATGAAAAGGTAACGCTCGTGATGCTGGTGGTACCCAGCCGCGATGCCGTGGACAAGTATAAGGAGCTGAAAGAAGAAATTGATGAAATGGTAGGCCGCATCAATGGCCGGTACAGCCACATCAACTGGAACCCGATTCAGTATTTCTACCGCTCATACCCCATTGAAACACTCTCGGCTTTTTACAGGATGGCCGATGTGGCGTTGGTTACCCCGATGCGCGACGGCATGAACCTGGTATGCAAGGAGTATGTGGCCAGCCGCCTGGATCATACCGGCGTGCTGATCCTGAGCGAAATGGCGGGTGCTTCCAAGGAGCTTTCCGAGGCCCTGCTCATCAACCCGAACGATATCAACCAGCTGGTCGAAACCCTGCACACGGCCCTGACCATGCCGGAAGAGGAACAGAAGGCGCATATGAGCAGCATGCAGGACACGTTGCGCCGCTATAACATCCATCACTGGGTAAACATGTTCATGGACCGGCTTTCTTACGTCAAGATCAAGCAGATGTCGCTGGCAACGACGTACCTGGACGAGGCGACCTTTATGGAAATGAGCGATTCGTACGATTCGGCCAGCTCCCGCCTGTTCTTCCTGGAGTATGACGGTGCCCTGGTAGACTACAAGAACAAGCCTTTGATGGCGCGGCCGGATGAAGAGCTGATGGAGTTGCTGGAGCGCCTGTGCAACGATCCTAAAAACCGCGTAGTGATTGTGAGCAGCCGCGAAAAGGCAAACATGCAGGACTGGCTGGGCCATCTCAACATCGATATCATAGCGGAGCATGGCGTCTGGATAAAGCAGCGCGGCACCGGCTGGCAAACCATGCTGAGCTTGATGGACGACTGGAAAAAAGACATCCGCCTGATCCTGGACCTTTACGTAGATCGCACGCCGGGCTCTTTTATAGAAGAAAAGCAGTACTCGCTGGTATGGCACTACCGCAAGGTAGAGACAGGGCTTGGCGAGATGCGTGCCCGCGAACTGGTGAGCCACCTCAATTTTCTGGCGGCCAACAGCAACCTGCAGGTGCTCGACGGGCAAATGGCCGTGGAGATCAAAGCCCAGGAAATCAACAAAGGCAAGGCAAGCAGTTTCTGGCTGAATAAATACCCGCACAAGTTTGTGATGGCAGTTGGCGACGACTGGGGTGACGAAGACATCTTCAAAGCCATGCCGCGCGAAGCGTATACGATTAAGATCGGCAATGCTTACTCGGTGGCCAAGTATCACCTCGATTCATGCGACGAAGTCCGGGAAACCCTCACTAAACTTCTGCAGGTGCGCCGGCAGGAATCCGCTTCCGGTGGTGCCCTCATGACAGGCTGA
- the xseB gene encoding exodeoxyribonuclease VII small subunit: MMNKELKDLTYREATQELEEILRAIENDAVDVDELTQKVQRSSQLIKLCKDKLRNAEKAIDQVFNEENCEAPAKPKAEGKPTGNTLF, from the coding sequence ATGATGAATAAGGAGCTAAAAGATTTAACGTACCGCGAGGCAACCCAGGAGCTGGAAGAAATACTTCGTGCCATTGAGAACGATGCAGTGGATGTGGACGAGCTGACGCAAAAGGTACAACGTTCGTCGCAATTGATAAAGCTTTGCAAAGACAAACTGCGCAATGCCGAAAAGGCCATCGACCAAGTGTTTAACGAAGAGAACTGCGAGGCGCCTGCCAAACCAAAAGCAGAAGGCAAGCCGACTGGCAATACCCTTTTCTAG
- the xseA gene encoding exodeoxyribonuclease VII large subunit has protein sequence MAQFIFKQTSAYQELQTPLSLYQLHQQIREELEVAFPESYWVVAEVAQVSPDRRKGHCYLTLVDKGDDARQMLAQARATIWSARFQMLGRYFEEKTGHPLKAGLKILFQATVRFHELYGLSLDIVNIDPNYTIGDLARQRQETLKRLEAEGLLEANKALELPLVPQRLAIISSATAAGYQDFIHQLRHNTFGYTFDTTLFPATVQGNEAPASVKRAMDLVARYKDRFDAIVLIRGGGSQTDLSCFDDYSIAAAIGHAPLPVLTGIGHERDESIADLVAHTRLKTPTAVANFLLDTFREAEELAEGFYDSIRMFSAQQLRLTEDRLERLRLRYTNQTKALLQTNKDQLEQLSRGLVLKPKTYLEAQKHLVSNLDKDISASTKDLLHAQHTQLQELSVCVEGKSQRYLHMKEHELNHLVHCLETEAKDTLQQEQLRATRLDDKLKYGAQNKLQHENHRMKLLEMSIAANDPERLLLRGYTLTLVNGKIIKSIKETKNGDVIQTKMQDGTLHSMVVNIDGNDE, from the coding sequence ATGGCGCAGTTTATTTTTAAGCAGACATCCGCTTACCAGGAGTTGCAAACGCCGCTTTCGCTTTACCAGCTGCACCAGCAGATTCGGGAGGAGCTGGAAGTAGCGTTTCCGGAAAGCTATTGGGTGGTGGCCGAGGTGGCACAGGTATCGCCCGACCGCCGCAAAGGCCACTGCTACCTGACCCTGGTGGACAAAGGCGACGATGCCCGCCAGATGCTGGCGCAGGCGCGGGCCACGATCTGGAGCGCACGTTTCCAGATGCTGGGCCGCTACTTTGAGGAGAAAACAGGGCACCCCCTGAAAGCAGGCCTCAAGATCCTGTTCCAGGCTACCGTGCGCTTTCATGAGCTGTATGGCTTAAGCCTGGATATCGTTAACATCGATCCGAACTATACCATCGGAGACCTGGCCCGCCAGCGGCAGGAAACCCTGAAACGGCTGGAAGCTGAAGGTCTGCTGGAAGCCAACAAAGCCCTGGAGCTGCCGCTGGTGCCGCAACGCCTAGCCATTATTTCGTCAGCTACCGCCGCCGGGTACCAGGACTTTATTCACCAGCTCCGGCATAATACATTCGGCTATACCTTCGATACCACCCTTTTTCCGGCGACGGTACAGGGCAACGAGGCGCCCGCTTCGGTAAAACGCGCCATGGACCTGGTGGCCCGGTACAAAGACCGCTTCGACGCCATTGTGCTGATCCGGGGCGGTGGCTCGCAGACAGACCTCAGTTGCTTTGATGATTATAGTATCGCAGCGGCTATCGGCCACGCTCCCCTACCGGTGCTCACGGGTATCGGCCACGAGCGCGACGAAAGCATTGCGGACCTGGTGGCGCATACCCGCCTGAAAACACCGACCGCGGTAGCCAATTTTTTGCTCGATACATTTCGGGAAGCCGAGGAACTGGCCGAAGGCTTTTACGATAGCATCCGCATGTTTTCGGCGCAACAGCTCCGGCTGACCGAGGACAGGCTTGAGCGCCTGCGCCTGCGCTACACCAACCAGACAAAGGCGCTGCTGCAAACAAACAAAGACCAGCTGGAACAGCTCTCGCGGGGGCTGGTGCTCAAACCCAAAACCTACCTGGAAGCACAGAAGCACCTGGTCAGTAACCTCGACAAAGACATCAGCGCCTCGACCAAAGACCTGCTCCATGCCCAGCATACCCAGCTGCAGGAACTCTCGGTTTGTGTGGAGGGCAAGAGCCAGCGCTACCTGCACATGAAAGAACATGAGCTGAACCACCTGGTGCACTGCCTTGAAACAGAAGCCAAAGACACGCTGCAGCAGGAACAGTTACGCGCCACCCGCCTAGACGACAAGCTGAAGTATGGGGCGCAAAATAAACTCCAGCACGAAAACCACCGCATGAAGCTGCTGGAGATGAGCATTGCCGCTAACGACCCGGAACGGCTGCTGCTGCGGGGTTATACCTTAACCTTGGTGAACGGAAAGATCATTAAAAGTATAAAAGAAACGAAAAACGGAGACGTGATACAAACGAAGATGCAGGATGGCACCCTCCATAGTATGGTAGTTAATATTGACGGAAATGATGAATAA
- a CDS encoding GNAT family N-acetyltransferase: protein MPMYHVTRIQHGDHPHLPALQQLYEMAFVEEQRRTLPQLQQLLSEPNMHVHALLPAGRFAGFSIHWQFDDFLFLEHLSIIPPLRGMHLGERAIQWLLAQTNVPIILEVEAPTDKLSTRRVGFYERLGFTLHDSFPYQQPPYQRHGQPVPLVLMTSPPMLQPAELEDIVTKIREQVYERFYEPSA from the coding sequence ATGCCCATGTACCACGTCACCCGAATACAGCACGGCGACCACCCTCATTTGCCGGCGCTGCAGCAACTATATGAAATGGCCTTTGTAGAGGAGCAGCGGCGCACACTACCGCAACTGCAGCAGCTGCTTTCAGAACCCAACATGCACGTACATGCTTTGTTGCCGGCCGGGCGATTTGCCGGATTCAGTATACACTGGCAGTTTGATGATTTTCTCTTTCTCGAGCACCTTTCCATTATTCCCCCGCTGCGCGGAATGCACCTGGGCGAGCGCGCCATACAATGGCTGCTGGCGCAGACAAACGTCCCGATCATACTGGAAGTAGAGGCCCCAACCGACAAACTGAGCACCCGGCGGGTAGGCTTTTATGAACGGCTGGGCTTTACGCTGCACGACTCCTTCCCGTACCAGCAGCCGCCCTACCAGCGCCACGGGCAGCCCGTGCCCCTGGTCCTAATGACGAGCCCACCCATGCTGCAGCCCGCCGAGCTGGAAGATATCGTTACCAAAATTAGGGAACAAGTATACGAACGCTTTTACGAACCAAGCGCCTGA
- a CDS encoding aldehyde dehydrogenase yields MKQLLKRQRTFFRSGKTLPLAFRKERLRDLQQALYENEQALTDALYADFRKPAMESFTTEVGFLEQELKLALHKLESWAKPRRVRETIINFPARSTIHSEPFGLTLLIGPWNYPLQLVLAPLIGAMAAGNCAIVKPSELAPHTAAAIEKMIRENFDDAYVAALEGGVETTQQLLQQRFDYIFFTGSTPVGRIVMKAAAEHLTPVTLELGGKSPAIVALDADLELAARRITWGKFMNAGQTCVAPDYVLVREQVKEEFIQLLGQCIRDFYGEDPAQSPDYARIINDKHFNRLSNFLKEGSVRMGGQTDAATRYFAPTILEHITWEHPVMQEEIFGPILPILAYEEIDDAIAQINSHEKPLALYLFTSSKEKQHKVLEQVPFGGGCINDTISHLINPNLPFGGVGHSGMGSYHGQASFDLFSHKKSIVNRGTWLDLPVRYPPYHQRLPFIRKLFKWL; encoded by the coding sequence GTGAAACAGCTACTGAAACGGCAACGCACCTTTTTCCGCAGCGGCAAAACCCTTCCGCTTGCTTTTCGAAAAGAACGCCTGCGTGACCTGCAGCAGGCGCTGTATGAAAACGAACAGGCGCTGACAGATGCTCTGTATGCTGATTTCCGGAAGCCTGCTATGGAGTCGTTTACAACAGAAGTAGGCTTTCTGGAGCAGGAACTAAAGCTGGCACTTCACAAACTGGAAAGCTGGGCAAAACCCCGGCGCGTGCGCGAGACCATCATCAATTTCCCGGCCCGGAGCACGATCCACTCCGAGCCCTTCGGCCTGACGCTGCTTATCGGCCCCTGGAACTACCCCTTGCAATTGGTGCTGGCTCCGCTGATCGGCGCCATGGCTGCCGGAAACTGTGCCATCGTCAAGCCCTCGGAACTAGCCCCGCATACTGCTGCCGCTATCGAAAAAATGATCCGGGAGAACTTCGACGATGCCTATGTGGCGGCGCTGGAAGGCGGTGTGGAAACCACGCAACAGCTGCTGCAGCAGCGCTTCGACTATATCTTTTTTACCGGAAGCACCCCCGTGGGCCGTATTGTGATGAAAGCTGCTGCCGAGCACCTGACGCCGGTAACTCTCGAATTGGGCGGCAAAAGCCCGGCCATAGTGGCGCTGGATGCGGATCTGGAGCTGGCGGCCCGCCGCATTACGTGGGGCAAGTTTATGAATGCCGGCCAAACCTGCGTAGCCCCTGATTATGTGCTGGTACGCGAGCAGGTAAAGGAAGAATTCATTCAGCTGCTGGGCCAGTGCATCCGCGATTTTTACGGCGAAGACCCGGCCCAAAGCCCGGACTATGCCCGCATCATCAACGACAAACATTTTAACCGGCTATCCAATTTCCTGAAAGAGGGTAGCGTGCGCATGGGAGGCCAGACCGATGCTGCCACCCGCTACTTTGCCCCAACCATTCTGGAGCATATTACCTGGGAGCACCCGGTAATGCAGGAAGAGATCTTTGGCCCTATACTGCCCATTCTTGCTTATGAGGAGATCGACGATGCGATTGCCCAGATAAACAGCCACGAAAAACCATTGGCGCTATACCTGTTCACGTCCAGCAAAGAGAAGCAGCACAAAGTGCTTGAGCAGGTTCCCTTTGGCGGCGGTTGTATCAACGACACGATCTCGCACCTGATCAACCCCAACCTTCCGTTTGGAGGCGTCGGGCACAGCGGCATGGGCAGTTACCATGGCCAGGCCAGTTTCGACCTGTTCTCCCATAAAAAAAGCATCGTGAACCGCGGCACCTGGCTGGATCTGCCGGTGCGCTACCCGCCCTACCACCAGCGCCTACCCTTTATTCGCAAGCTGTTTAAATGGCTGTAG
- a CDS encoding hydroxymethylglutaryl-CoA lyase: MKLIECPRDAMQGITRFIPTERKIAYINQLLKVGFDTIDFGSFVSPKAIPQLRDTAEVLANLELEETATKLLAIVANVRGADEAMLHEKITYVGFPLSVSETFQQRNTNKSIAEALQQLAQIQELCQRHNKTLVTYISMGFGNPYNDPWNAETVLTFVEKLDKLQVQIISLSDTIGVSDPANITYLFGSLVPAFEHIEFGAHLHTTPATWREKVAAAYDAGCRRFDGAVRGFGGCPMAKEELVGNMATENLISYFENIGVNLHLNKAAFAAAMEQSGTVFS; the protein is encoded by the coding sequence ATGAAACTCATCGAATGCCCCCGCGATGCCATGCAAGGCATTACCCGATTTATCCCTACGGAGCGAAAGATCGCCTATATTAACCAACTTTTAAAAGTAGGATTTGATACGATTGATTTTGGAAGCTTTGTGTCGCCCAAGGCCATTCCGCAGCTACGCGACACGGCCGAAGTGCTTGCCAACCTGGAACTGGAAGAAACTGCCACAAAGCTGCTGGCAATTGTGGCTAATGTGCGGGGAGCAGACGAGGCGATGCTGCATGAAAAGATCACGTACGTAGGGTTTCCGTTATCGGTGTCGGAAACGTTTCAGCAGCGCAACACAAACAAAAGTATAGCCGAGGCCCTGCAGCAGCTTGCCCAGATCCAGGAGCTTTGCCAGCGGCACAATAAAACGCTCGTAACCTATATTTCCATGGGCTTTGGCAACCCTTATAACGACCCCTGGAATGCCGAAACGGTGCTGACGTTTGTAGAAAAGCTGGATAAGCTGCAGGTGCAGATCATCTCCCTTTCAGACACCATCGGCGTGTCAGACCCGGCCAATATCACCTACCTGTTCGGCAGCCTGGTCCCGGCGTTTGAGCACATCGAATTCGGCGCACACCTGCATACCACGCCTGCTACCTGGCGCGAGAAAGTAGCCGCTGCCTACGATGCCGGCTGCCGCCGCTTCGACGGGGCCGTGCGCGGCTTTGGCGGCTGCCCCATGGCCAAAGAGGAGCTGGTGGGCAATATGGCGACCGAAAATTTGATCAGCTACTTCGAAAATATTGGCGTAAATTTGCACCTCAACAAAGCAGCGTTCGCGGCAGCTATGGAGCAGTCCGGCACTGTGTTTTCCTGA
- a CDS encoding (Fe-S)-binding protein → MASRKVVDIFIPCFVDQLFPETGLNMVKVLERVGCEVNYNPNQTCCGQPAFNAGFFDEAREVATKFLDDFSNESAHYIVAPSASCVGMVRNAYQDIFVKSSNLVKYRTMQKKVYELTEFLTDVLGITSIPGAALRGKFTYHDSCSALRECHIKAGPRALLESVQGLELVEMADTETCCGFGGTFAVKFEAISTAMAEQKVDNALATGADYIVSTDSSCLMHLEAYIQKQKKPIRTMHIADVLASGW, encoded by the coding sequence ATGGCAAGCAGAAAAGTAGTAGATATCTTTATTCCGTGTTTCGTCGACCAGCTCTTTCCGGAAACGGGCCTGAACATGGTAAAAGTGCTGGAGCGCGTTGGCTGTGAGGTAAACTATAATCCTAACCAGACCTGCTGTGGGCAGCCGGCTTTTAACGCAGGCTTTTTTGACGAAGCCCGCGAGGTGGCTACCAAGTTCCTGGATGATTTCTCGAACGAAAGCGCGCATTACATTGTGGCACCTTCGGCCTCGTGTGTGGGCATGGTGCGCAATGCTTACCAGGATATCTTTGTAAAATCATCGAACCTGGTAAAATACCGGACGATGCAGAAAAAGGTGTACGAGCTGACCGAGTTCCTGACCGATGTGCTGGGCATTACGAGCATTCCGGGGGCCGCGCTACGTGGCAAGTTTACCTACCACGACTCCTGCAGCGCTTTGCGCGAGTGCCACATCAAAGCCGGGCCGCGTGCCCTGCTGGAAAGTGTGCAGGGGCTGGAACTGGTAGAGATGGCAGACACTGAAACCTGCTGTGGCTTTGGCGGCACCTTTGCCGTGAAGTTCGAAGCCATTTCCACGGCCATGGCCGAGCAGAAAGTTGATAATGCGCTGGCCACCGGCGCCGATTACATTGTATCGACCGACAGCAGCTGCCTGATGCACCTGGAAGCCTATATTCAAAAGCAGAAAAAGCCGATCCGAACCATGCACATTGCCGATGTGCTGGCCAGCGGCTGGTAA
- a CDS encoding outer membrane beta-barrel protein: MKQLILLASLLILATGAFAQTSKGTLVLSGGLGLNSNKSEGTYYSDAQSTDNTVSSKRLSYSISPGIGYFIADNLAWGISTAYNFERMKPGGTPMPNSALISTKSRSLSIGTYLQKYVMLSDKIALHAKANLYYAYEQDDLESAFYGLNPITYEPEQQNSYTNTSTSKEAGLAISPGITFFPSNKIGLGASFGELGYTYKALANENNSSDSESSISTFGLNLSSSSLVFSISYYISR, encoded by the coding sequence ATGAAACAGCTTATACTTCTTGCATCCCTGCTTATACTTGCCACAGGTGCATTTGCCCAGACAAGTAAAGGCACCCTTGTGCTATCAGGAGGGCTTGGCCTGAATTCGAATAAAAGTGAAGGAACGTATTATTCTGATGCGCAAAGCACGGACAATACTGTATCAAGCAAAAGGCTAAGTTACAGCATCAGCCCTGGTATCGGATACTTTATAGCGGACAACCTGGCGTGGGGAATTAGTACCGCTTATAACTTCGAGAGAATGAAACCTGGTGGCACACCTATGCCAAACTCTGCTTTAATAAGCACTAAAAGTAGGTCCCTTTCGATTGGCACTTACCTCCAAAAGTACGTTATGCTATCCGATAAAATAGCCCTTCATGCGAAGGCTAATTTATACTACGCTTATGAGCAGGATGATCTTGAGTCGGCTTTTTATGGTTTAAACCCCATAACCTATGAACCCGAGCAACAGAATAGCTATACAAATACCTCGACGAGTAAGGAAGCAGGATTAGCAATCAGCCCAGGCATCACCTTTTTTCCAAGTAATAAGATCGGATTAGGGGCATCGTTTGGAGAACTAGGCTATACGTACAAGGCGCTTGCTAATGAAAATAATAGTTCGGATTCAGAATCAAGCATCAGCACATTCGGCCTAAACCTATCCTCCAGTTCCCTTGTTTTCTCCATCAGCTACTATATCAGCCGCTAA
- a CDS encoding DUF3575 domain-containing protein: MRKLLVMAFLVFSGTGAFAQLQQGNRALSGSVMLGRDESTQNVNNQEIKTINHLVLVNPAIGLFLKDNLEAGVGVSLAFTPGSGYSYNGDNPLLPHKSTGYGLAFTPYLKRYWKLTDQLYLTGMAAVTASYHLTKVRVPDSPALNTTGRGYYVGASLSPGLNYFISDHFSLATSLGLLGYSHSYTKTKGENLYSATTDNQFSFSLIPKTYTFGIGYYFNR; the protein is encoded by the coding sequence ATGAGAAAACTTTTAGTAATGGCCTTTCTGGTCTTTTCGGGCACAGGCGCTTTTGCCCAACTGCAGCAGGGCAACAGGGCGCTGAGTGGTAGTGTTATGCTCGGAAGAGACGAGAGTACCCAAAACGTCAACAACCAGGAAATTAAAACGATCAACCACCTCGTATTGGTAAATCCGGCTATTGGTCTGTTTTTAAAAGATAACCTGGAAGCGGGCGTAGGTGTCAGCCTCGCCTTCACTCCCGGGTCCGGTTACAGCTATAATGGGGACAACCCGCTCCTGCCCCATAAATCAACAGGCTACGGCCTTGCGTTTACGCCATACCTGAAGCGGTACTGGAAACTGACCGATCAACTCTATCTTACGGGCATGGCAGCTGTCACCGCTTCCTACCATCTCACCAAAGTCCGGGTTCCGGATTCTCCTGCGTTGAACACGACAGGGAGAGGGTATTATGTAGGGGCCAGCCTCTCGCCTGGGTTGAACTACTTTATTTCGGATCATTTCAGTCTAGCTACCTCCCTGGGTCTTCTCGGCTATTCTCATAGTTATACTAAAACCAAGGGCGAGAACCTCTACAGCGCGACCACCGATAATCAATTTTCATTTAGCCTGATCCCCAAGACTTATACGTTCGGGATAGGCTACTACTTTAACCGTTAA
- a CDS encoding 2Fe-2S iron-sulfur cluster-binding protein encodes MQNDIITIYVALENGDRVSVEAPTNMGLSVMEVLKANEFEIPALCGGMAICATCHVEVLQSPPLPEPSDDEAYMLESLPHATENSRLSCQLRVNPELDGLVVRIMPEA; translated from the coding sequence ATGCAAAACGATATCATTACAATTTATGTGGCGCTCGAAAACGGCGACCGCGTTTCTGTGGAGGCGCCAACTAACATGGGCCTTTCGGTGATGGAGGTGCTAAAAGCCAATGAGTTTGAGATTCCGGCGCTCTGCGGTGGCATGGCCATCTGCGCTACCTGCCACGTAGAGGTGCTGCAAAGCCCGCCCTTGCCAGAACCCAGCGACGATGAAGCGTATATGCTCGAGTCGTTGCCGCACGCCACCGAAAACAGCCGCCTATCGTGCCAGCTGCGCGTAAACCCGGAACTGGACGGACTGGTGGTGCGGATCATGCCGGAGGCCTAA
- a CDS encoding NAD(P)/FAD-dependent oxidoreductase — MNDITTDICIVGAGPVGLFAVFEAGLLKMRCHVVDALPAVGGQLTEIYPKKPIYDIPGFPEVLAGDLVKNLQKQIAPFHPTFTLGERVENLDKQEDGSFIVSTVAGTRIACKVVVIAGGLGSFEPRKPAIEHLEKFEGKGVHYMVLDPEKFRDKRVVLAGGGDSALDWTIYLAGLCSDLTLVHRGTSFRGAPESAAKVLSMAEEGQIKLILKSNVAEVHGNGKLDSVTVMVDNDTPFQLEVDYFIPLFGLVPKLGPIDNWGLELDKNAIVVDTKDYSTNVPGVYAIGDINTYPGKLKLILCGFHEAALMAQSAYNIVYPDKKFVLKYTTVNGIQEL; from the coding sequence ATGAACGATATAACAACGGATATATGCATCGTAGGCGCGGGTCCGGTGGGCCTTTTTGCGGTGTTTGAAGCAGGGTTGCTGAAAATGCGCTGCCATGTGGTAGATGCCCTGCCAGCCGTAGGCGGCCAGCTCACTGAGATCTATCCCAAAAAACCCATCTATGATATTCCGGGATTCCCGGAAGTGCTCGCAGGCGACCTGGTAAAAAACCTGCAGAAGCAGATTGCCCCTTTCCACCCGACGTTTACGCTGGGCGAGCGCGTGGAGAACCTCGACAAACAGGAAGACGGCTCTTTTATTGTGAGCACCGTGGCAGGCACCCGCATTGCCTGTAAAGTAGTAGTGATTGCTGGCGGCCTGGGCTCGTTTGAGCCACGCAAACCGGCCATCGAACACCTGGAAAAATTTGAGGGCAAAGGCGTGCATTACATGGTGCTCGATCCTGAGAAATTCCGTGACAAGCGCGTGGTGTTGGCCGGCGGCGGCGACTCCGCCCTGGACTGGACCATTTACCTGGCTGGCTTGTGCAGCGACCTGACGCTGGTGCACCGCGGCACTTCTTTTAGAGGCGCGCCCGAATCGGCAGCCAAGGTGCTGAGCATGGCCGAAGAAGGACAGATCAAGCTGATCCTTAAATCGAACGTGGCGGAAGTGCATGGCAACGGCAAACTGGACAGCGTCACCGTGATGGTGGACAACGACACGCCCTTTCAGCTGGAAGTAGATTATTTTATTCCGCTGTTCGGCCTGGTGCCCAAGTTGGGCCCGATCGACAACTGGGGGCTGGAACTGGACAAAAATGCCATTGTGGTTGATACCAAGGATTATTCCACCAATGTTCCGGGCGTGTATGCCATTGGGGATATCAACACCTACCCGGGTAAGCTCAAGCTGATCTTATGCGGCTTTCATGAGGCGGCCCTTATGGCGCAAAGCGCTTACAACATCGTATACCCCGACAAGAAATTTGTGCTGAAGTATACGACCGTAAATGGTATTCAGGAATTATAA